AGCCGGGAATGAAGTACGTGATCCCGCCTGAAACCAGGAATTGGTTTTCGACGTCTCGGATAAAGTTGAACTTGGCCCCCACCGGCGCCGAGAGGAAACCGGCCGGATTGCTGCCGCCGCCGTTATTGGCCTGATTGACCGAAAAGTAGCTCAATCGCGGCGCGATGATGCTCCACCGATCGGTGATGCGCCCACGGAATTGTGCGGCCCAAACCTGGGCGTCTCCCCCACCAGAAAACGTCGGCAGGCTATTGTCGATGAACATCCCGCGCACTTCGGTCAGCGAGCGCGGGTCTTCGAAGAAGAACGGGTTCGAGATCGGGCTGACGAAGTGATCGAAGCAGTGATCGCTGGGCAGCAGCCCAAAAATGCGGCGGCGGCCGTTGAACGAGTCGCAGCATTCGGCACAATCGTCACAGCGGGCGCAGGCTTCACTCAGCGAGGGTGTCGCCGAGCAGCAGGTCGGTACGGCGCTGTCGCCGTCGTCGGCGCGGCTGGCGAGGTTCAGGCCACCAAGAACACAAACCATGGCTGCCCAAACCCGTAGACGTAACATGCGTCGCTCTCCCCGTGCGCTAATTGCCAGAAATCCCCTGTCGTTTCTGGCTATCGGCTGGCGAGGACAGACTTGATCTAATTTCCACTTGCGGACTTAAGTTTCGGATCGATTGGTGTGTTCCGTAAAACCGTCAGAGTGGGTGGTCTGTAGACGACCAGATGCGGCTCAAGACTCCGCTCCGTTCTCTTAAGACATTGAGTGCCCCCAGAGCGTACTTCGCCCAGGACATTGGTCTTCCGCGCGCGTCGCGTCAGTTCTACTCAGTGTTGCGCAATAGCGCCTGGTGTTCTTTCACAACCTGGGCTTGGGCCGGATCGCGGGCCAGGTTGTGGAACTCGTGGGGGTCGTTGTCGTGATCGTACAGTTCCACGCCCTTGTGCCCTTCGTCCCACTCGGTATAGCGGTAACGTTCGCTGCGAACCGATCGGCCCATGGCATTTTCGCCGCGGCGCACCTGGGTATGGGCCCCTTTCTTCCACGGTTGCTGCGGATCGTCGAGCAGCGGGCGCAGGCTGCGCCCTTCGAGCCGCTCAGGGGCCGGCAATCCGCACAGATCGGCCAGCGTGGGATAGACGTCGATCGATTCCACCAGCCGCGGGCAACCCTGGCCGGCAGCTTTCATGCCCGGCGCCGCGATCACGATCGGCACCCTCGACGATTCTTCGAACAAGGTCATCTTCTGCCACAGCCCATGCTCGCCGAGATGGTAGCCGTGATCGCTCATGAAGACCACGATCGTGTTGTCGGTCAGGTGCAGTCGGTCGAGCGTGTCGAGCAGGCGGCCGACTTGGGCATCCATAAAGCTGATCGATGCCACGTAGGCCTCAATGGCCTGTTTTTGCAGTTCTGTGTTGATGCCATAGTTCGGCGTCTTCACGGTGATGGCTAGCGGCGGAATGTCGTCACGATCGTCCGTCGGCTCGTTGACCAACGCGATGTGTTCCAGCGGGTAAAGTCCGAAATATGACTTTGGCGCGACGTAGGGCGTGTGGGGCCGATAAAATCCTACGGCCAGAAAGAACGGCTCGGCCGCATGCTTCTCCAGCAGTTCGATGGCCGAGGTCGCGCCGCGACCGTCGGTTTGTTCGAGATCGGTGCCGTCGGCGGCCAACCACGACAGCGTGGCCCCAAAGCCCGTACCTGGCGTTATGGAAAAGATTTTGTCCTCGTCGTCCTTGTCCCGGCCGCGCGGATTGACCACCTCTTGCCATGACTGCGGATCGTCGAGCCCGCTGGTACCGATCCCTCCGGGCACGCCGTAGTGATAAAGTTTTCCGACCCGAGCCACGTAGTAACCATGTTTGCGGAACAGCTCGGGCAAGGTGACGACGTCGGGAATGTTCTTACGAAAGTGAACCTGGTTGTCGAGCACGCCGGTGGTATCAGGTCGCAGGCCGGTAAGGAATGATGCTCGGCTGGGGTTGCACAAGGGAAACTGGCAATAGGCGCGATCGAAGCGCATACCTCGCACGGCCAGGCGGTCGATGTTGGGCGTCTTCACCTGCGGATCGCCATAGCAGCCCAAGCGATTGTTCAGGTCGTCGGATGCGATGAACAGGACGTTACGCTTCTTCGCCGGCGTGTCGGCGGCGTTGGCCTGCGGCACGACGTGATGCGCCGTGAACATGACGAGACAGGAAGCCAGGATGCAGGAGGGCGAAAGGCGAATCATATGGGTTGCTTCTGAATGCCAAGAATTACGGATCATCGCCAACGGACGGCGCGAAAACGACGGCGACCAGCTAGAGCACAGACCGGTCGCGTTGCGCCGTTTATACTCGCCAAGAAATCGTCACGCCAGCAGCGCGCACCCGCGCACGCTTGCTTGACGCTCGGGCGGTTGACTTCTATGGTGACGGGCGATTCGCGGGAATGGCCGCTGCATATCAAGCCGGGAGATTCTTGTGCCGTTTGATTCGAAGCTGCAACGAACGATCATGGGACGTTTCGCCACGGGGGTCACCGTTGTGACGACGGGGCGCGAAGGGGATTTTAGCGGGCTGACAGCCAATGCCGTGGCCTCGCTGTCACTGACGCCTCCCTTGGTGCTCGTGGCCGTCGAGCGTAGCGCTCACTCGCACGAATATCTGCTGCGGCATCGTAATTTTGCCATGAACATCCTGGCTGCCACGCAGGAGCACCTGTCGCAGCGGTTTGCCACCCGCGGCCCCAAGGTATTTGCCGACTTGGAGTTCGTAACCGGCGCCTCGGGCGCACCGATCCTGGCGGGCACGCTGGGTTATGTCGATTGCCAGGTAACCGAGATCCTGCCCGGTGGAGACCACGACATTTTCGTGGGCGAAATTCTGACCGGCGAAGCGCACGACGGGGCGCCGCTGTTGTATTTCGCCGGAAAATATCGCGCCCTGGCCGAAGGCTAGGACCCCGCCAAGCTAAACCGCCACGACCTGTTCTTTGGCGGCATCCCACAGCATGACTTTGGTCTCGCGGTAGGCGTCTTCGCCCAGCTTGATGGCGACCATCAGCGCACAGCCTAGCTCGGCATTGCAGGCCAACTCGGCCTGGCCGCGCACGGCATCGATGAAGTTCCCCACGTGATCGCGGCGTGGCTCGTTGGGGATCGTGACTTCCATCTGCCCGCCATTGGCCGCGGAGAACTCTTGCTTCCAAGTGGGTTGCCCGCGCAGCTTCAAGCCGCCACCGAATTCGATGGTGCCGTGCTGGCCACGAATGATGCGCGGAATGCCATTGTCGTTGGTCATCACGCTGGCCAGGAACACGGTGTGCTCGCTGGGGTACTCGATCAGCATGAAGTGGCTGTCGGGAATATCCCGTCCGTCTTTCTCTATGTACTGACCACCGCCAGCCACGACTTTTTTTGGGTATTCACCCTGGGGTCCAGAGATGGCCAAGACCAACGGCGCCAGTGCGTGATACAGCAGATCGGTAGCTACGCCGCCGTTGTACGCCCAATACTTGCGAAAGCGGAAGAAGTGATCGGGGTTCCAAGGAATCTTGGCGGCCAGTCCGAATTCGTGTCCCAGCCACATGTCCCAGTCGATATGGTTTTCGCCCTGCTTGTCGGGGCCGGCATCGGCGTCGATGGGCCAGTTGAACTGCCCTTCGCGACTATTGCGGCAGTAGCCATTCTGCGACCATACGACCTTGCCGATGCGGCCGTCGGCAATCGCCTTGCGCGCGGCCCAAGCCTCGGGCTCAGAGGCGTATTGCGTGCCGACTTGCAGCTTGCGATTGAGCCGCTTGGCGGCGTCGCGCACGGCGATCGCTTGTGGAATCGTCAGCGTCATCGGCTTTTGCAGGTACACATCCTTGCCGGCCTCCATGGCGTCGATCGCTTGCTTGGAATGCCAGTGATCGGGGGTGGCGATGATCACGGCGTCGATATCCTTGCGATCGAGCAGCCGGCGATAGTCGTTGTAGCCTTCGCCGCCAGTGCGTTCACGATTTTGATTTACGCGCTTCTGGAAGACATCGCACACGGCTACGCAACGGAGGTTGTCGCGGTCGGCTCGACCGACGAGATCCCCGACATGCCCAGAGCCCATGCCGCCGACCCCGATGACGCCGAAATTGATACGGTCGTTGGCACCCAAGGCGTTGGCAGCCGCCGGCGCCCGGGCCAGGCCAGTGCCAATCACGGCTCCCGCGGCCGTGCTCGCGGCGACAAAATCACGACGTGAGAGACGCGACAATCGGTGATCCCTCATGGGTTTCCCTCGTTTGTACGGATGTGCGAAAAGTTGCGTCCCGCCCGCGCGGTGCGGAGCCGGTGCGATTCTAGATGCGGGTACCTCACGATGCAAATTCGCGTGTTACCGGGTGTTTTTCCGTACAGCCGCTCAAAACGCCGATCGCGCTCGATGTTCTCGGCCGCCGGGTTCCGCCGATCGGCGCTGAACGGTCTTTTTGCAATCCCTAGGGCTGCAGGGCCGACAAAACTGTCATAACCGCGCATGTTTTGATCTGCCATCAGGAAGCAGGGCCTTTCGTCGATAGCGACAGTGCCAGCGCAAGTGCGCATATTCACGAGGCAACCATGACGGAGCTTCAGGGATGGTCGCCTGCGTAATTGCCTTCTTGCACGCGGCGCCGCAGGTCGTTAGCCGCGCAGCCTGGGCCCTTCTGCTGACCTCCGCGATTGTCCTCGGCGCGTCGGATCTGTCGGCCGAGAGTACCGATCCGTCGATGGCGCGACTGCCTCCGGTATGGTCCACCGTCCCCCCAGTTGCACCCGTTGCGCGCTCGCTTTCGGGCAACGACGACCCCTTGCTGGACGAGTTCGACAAGCCGGTCGACTTCGTGCCGGCCAGCGGCGCCTGCGATGAAATTCTCGTACCGAAATACCGGCTGCTCGATCCGCTGTCGGTCTTCATGGGTTTGGATGGTTCGAAGCAGCCGCAAGATTTTGGCATTAACGCACAATTCGGCGGTCGTGCCGCGGTGAACTGGGCCGTGCCGCTGATCGAATCGCTCGGCATCGGCGCGCAGATTGGCACTGCCATTGATGCCACCGGCGACGCCGTGCAAGTTCAGCAGCGCATCTTAGGTTCCACAGGCCGCACGCAGAGCTATACCACTGTAGGCGTGTTCCAACGCACCGAGATGGGCCTTTTTTGGGGCCTGGCCTATGACTTCTTGCGGGAAGATTACTACGACAACTTCAGTCTTGGGCAATGGCGATTCAACGTCGGATACATGATCTCGCCGCGCAGCACGATTGGTGTCTGGTCCACAATTAGCGCCCAGAGCGATTCCGGCACCTTTGGTGCGACGCCGGTCACGCTGGTTCCCATCTCGCAAACCAACGCTTACTACAAGTACGTGTGGCCCAACGCGGTGCAGACCACGTTCTGGGGTGGGTTGGCCAACGAGCATGGCCAGGTGAACGCCGTCCTCGGCGATTTGCGCGAGCTGCACAACACGTTTGTGTTTGGCGCCGAACTGCAAATTCCGCTCACAGACCGGCTGGCGATCTTTGGCCAGGCAAACTTTATCACGCCGGCTAGCTCGGGCACGGTCGATTCGTACCTAGGCTTCGTCTATTTCCCGCACGGCGGGGCGCGGCGCGTAGTGCAGTCTTCGTTCGCACCGCTACAGACCGTGGCGGCGCCGACGAACTTTGCGGTCGACTTGCGGCGCTAAAGACTTAGCCCGCAGCGACGCTTACCACTTGAAGCCAGGGCGAAGCTGCTCGTTGACGATACAGCCGTCGGGCCACTGTCCGGCGGCCAGTTTCACCAGGCATTCGGCGGCCAGGCAGGCCATGGCTTCGCCCGATTCTTCGTCCAGCCCGCCCATGTGCGGCGCCATGACGACGTTGTCGAACTTGAGAAGCGGGCTCGTCAGCGGCAGCGGCTCGACCTTGAAGACATCCAGGCCGGCACCTGCAAGATGCCCGCTGGCCAGGGCCTCGGCCAATGCGTCTTCGTCGACCAGTCCACCGCGGGCGGTATTGATTAACACCGAGCCACGACGCATCAGGCCCAACGTGCGGCGATTCACCAGGTCGCGCGTGTCGGCTGTCGCCGGCAGATGCAAACTGACGATGTCGCTCTGGGCGAACACGTCGTCCAACGAGCACAGTTCGACGCCATGCAGGGCCGTAAAGTCGCGGTCTGCAAACGGATCGTGCGCGATCACGCGCAAACCCAGACCCACAGCGCGAGGAACCACGGCGCGGCCGATGCGCCCCAAGCCCAGCAGCCCAATCGTCTTGCCGGCCAGCCGCCACAAGGGGCGGCGCGACCATTCTCCACGGTGTACCTCGGCATCGCGGCGGGAGACATCGCGGTAGACTCCAAACAGCAGCGCCAATGTCTGTTCGGCCACCGAATGCTCATTCGTGCCGGGGGTGATCGCCACGGCGATTCCCAGTTCGTTGGCGGTCGGCATGTCGACGGCGTCGTAGCCGACTCCGGCCCGTGCGATCGCCCGCAGCTTGGAAGCCTTGAGAACTTCCGGAGTATATGGCTCCGAACCGGCCAACACGCCCGAGACGCCTTCCAGGTGCTTGATCAACGCTGCGCCGCGCAAATCGGGCTCGGCGACCGTGGGAAACGTGACTTCAAACCCGGCCCGCTCGATGATGTCGCGAAACTTGCCTCGAGTGTCCTTGAG
Above is a genomic segment from Pirellulales bacterium containing:
- a CDS encoding sulfatase, whose protein sequence is MIRLSPSCILASCLVMFTAHHVVPQANAADTPAKKRNVLFIASDDLNNRLGCYGDPQVKTPNIDRLAVRGMRFDRAYCQFPLCNPSRASFLTGLRPDTTGVLDNQVHFRKNIPDVVTLPELFRKHGYYVARVGKLYHYGVPGGIGTSGLDDPQSWQEVVNPRGRDKDDEDKIFSITPGTGFGATLSWLAADGTDLEQTDGRGATSAIELLEKHAAEPFFLAVGFYRPHTPYVAPKSYFGLYPLEHIALVNEPTDDRDDIPPLAITVKTPNYGINTELQKQAIEAYVASISFMDAQVGRLLDTLDRLHLTDNTIVVFMSDHGYHLGEHGLWQKMTLFEESSRVPIVIAAPGMKAAGQGCPRLVESIDVYPTLADLCGLPAPERLEGRSLRPLLDDPQQPWKKGAHTQVRRGENAMGRSVRSERYRYTEWDEGHKGVELYDHDNDPHEFHNLARDPAQAQVVKEHQALLRNTE
- a CDS encoding flavin reductase family protein; the protein is MPFDSKLQRTIMGRFATGVTVVTTGREGDFSGLTANAVASLSLTPPLVLVAVERSAHSHEYLLRHRNFAMNILAATQEHLSQRFATRGPKVFADLEFVTGASGAPILAGTLGYVDCQVTEILPGGDHDIFVGEILTGEAHDGAPLLYFAGKYRALAEG
- a CDS encoding Gfo/Idh/MocA family oxidoreductase yields the protein MRDHRLSRLSRRDFVAASTAAGAVIGTGLARAPAAANALGANDRINFGVIGVGGMGSGHVGDLVGRADRDNLRCVAVCDVFQKRVNQNRERTGGEGYNDYRRLLDRKDIDAVIIATPDHWHSKQAIDAMEAGKDVYLQKPMTLTIPQAIAVRDAAKRLNRKLQVGTQYASEPEAWAARKAIADGRIGKVVWSQNGYCRNSREGQFNWPIDADAGPDKQGENHIDWDMWLGHEFGLAAKIPWNPDHFFRFRKYWAYNGGVATDLLYHALAPLVLAISGPQGEYPKKVVAGGGQYIEKDGRDIPDSHFMLIEYPSEHTVFLASVMTNDNGIPRIIRGQHGTIEFGGGLKLRGQPTWKQEFSAANGGQMEVTIPNEPRRDHVGNFIDAVRGQAELACNAELGCALMVAIKLGEDAYRETKVMLWDAAKEQVVAV
- a CDS encoding DUF6666 family protein, which encodes MVACVIAFLHAAPQVVSRAAWALLLTSAIVLGASDLSAESTDPSMARLPPVWSTVPPVAPVARSLSGNDDPLLDEFDKPVDFVPASGACDEILVPKYRLLDPLSVFMGLDGSKQPQDFGINAQFGGRAAVNWAVPLIESLGIGAQIGTAIDATGDAVQVQQRILGSTGRTQSYTTVGVFQRTEMGLFWGLAYDFLREDYYDNFSLGQWRFNVGYMISPRSTIGVWSTISAQSDSGTFGATPVTLVPISQTNAYYKYVWPNAVQTTFWGGLANEHGQVNAVLGDLRELHNTFVFGAELQIPLTDRLAIFGQANFITPASSGTVDSYLGFVYFPHGGARRVVQSSFAPLQTVAAPTNFAVDLRR
- a CDS encoding phosphoglycerate dehydrogenase; protein product: MPRILVTPYLLKDTRGKFRDIIERAGFEVTFPTVAEPDLRGAALIKHLEGVSGVLAGSEPYTPEVLKASKLRAIARAGVGYDAVDMPTANELGIAVAITPGTNEHSVAEQTLALLFGVYRDVSRRDAEVHRGEWSRRPLWRLAGKTIGLLGLGRIGRAVVPRAVGLGLRVIAHDPFADRDFTALHGVELCSLDDVFAQSDIVSLHLPATADTRDLVNRRTLGLMRRGSVLINTARGGLVDEDALAEALASGHLAGAGLDVFKVEPLPLTSPLLKFDNVVMAPHMGGLDEESGEAMACLAAECLVKLAAGQWPDGCIVNEQLRPGFKW